One stretch of Nitrospinota bacterium DNA includes these proteins:
- a CDS encoding phosphoribosylaminoimidazolesuccinocarboxamide synthase: MAVDAVTRGDALYEGKAKIIYSTSSPDLFIQYFKDDATAFNGKKKGTITNKGVCNNAISSHIFGLLEKEGIKTHYVDTPSEREMVVKKVSIIPVEVVMRNVVAGSLSTRMGVPEGTTLSEPVLEYYYKNDELGDPMINQHHIRAFNLATDEEMRTVADLSFRINGWLTAFFTRMGITLVDYKLEFGRSPEGVLLADEISPDGCRLWDKATGEKMDKDRFRRDLGRLTEVYEEMRGRVLAAR, translated from the coding sequence ATGGCCGTGGATGCTGTAACAAGAGGTGACGCTCTTTACGAGGGGAAAGCGAAGATCATATACTCCACCTCGTCGCCAGACCTGTTCATCCAGTACTTCAAGGATGACGCGACTGCGTTCAACGGCAAGAAAAAAGGGACCATCACCAACAAGGGGGTGTGCAACAACGCCATATCCTCCCACATCTTCGGCCTCCTGGAAAAGGAAGGGATCAAGACCCACTATGTGGACACCCCGTCCGAGCGGGAGATGGTGGTGAAAAAGGTCTCCATCATCCCTGTGGAGGTGGTGATGCGAAACGTCGTGGCCGGGTCGCTTTCCACCCGGATGGGCGTTCCGGAGGGGACCACGCTTTCCGAGCCTGTGCTGGAGTATTACTACAAGAACGACGAACTGGGCGACCCGATGATTAACCAGCATCACATCCGGGCGTTCAACCTTGCCACGGACGAGGAGATGCGGACGGTGGCGGACCTTTCATTCAGGATCAACGGCTGGCTGACGGCGTTTTTCACAAGGATGGGGATAACGCTTGTGGACTATAAGCTGGAGTTTGGCAGGAGCCCGGAAGGTGTGCTGCTGGCCGACGAGATCAGCCCGGACGGATGCCGCCTTTGGGACAAGGCCACCGGGGAGAAGATGGACAAGGACAGGTTCCGGCGCGACCTGGGCAGGCTCACCGAGGTGTACGAGGAGATGCGCGGCCGGGTTCTGGCGGCGCGTTGA